From Microbacterium invictum, the proteins below share one genomic window:
- a CDS encoding substrate-binding domain-containing protein, whose amino-acid sequence MARPGNTRRPTIRDVAAVAGVSHGTVSRVINGGHWVSPEARAAVDQAIRTTGYTVSHAARSLATGRANSVAFLLTEPQHLLFNDPTFALLLRGATEALAQRSMTLVLLVADAPVERANVESYVRAGHVDGVLLISSHESNPLLASLIAAGIPTVCTGVPLGDRAHVPTVSVDEEQSAREMTRYLIGRGYQRIAVITGPDDTPGGRHRLVGFREEMGDRFDPDLVEQDVYSSEAGAAAMTSLLERADDIDAVFAASDVMAVGAISALRRAGKRVPEDVAVAGFDDSGLAETTDPPLTTMRQPWSQISTMMVEMLLDVINGIPRESAVLPTTLVVRESA is encoded by the coding sequence GTGGCACGCCCTGGAAACACCCGCCGGCCGACGATCCGCGATGTCGCGGCGGTCGCCGGCGTCTCGCACGGCACCGTCTCGCGCGTGATCAACGGCGGGCACTGGGTCTCTCCGGAAGCACGCGCCGCCGTCGATCAGGCGATCCGCACCACGGGCTACACCGTCAGCCACGCCGCGCGGAGCCTCGCCACCGGGCGGGCGAACTCGGTCGCGTTCCTGCTGACCGAGCCGCAGCACCTGCTGTTCAACGACCCCACCTTCGCCCTGCTGCTGCGCGGCGCCACCGAGGCCCTCGCGCAGCGGTCGATGACGCTCGTGCTGCTCGTGGCAGACGCGCCCGTCGAACGAGCCAACGTCGAGAGCTACGTGCGTGCCGGGCACGTCGACGGTGTGCTGCTGATCTCGTCGCACGAGTCGAACCCGCTGCTGGCATCGCTCATCGCCGCGGGCATCCCCACCGTCTGCACCGGCGTCCCGCTCGGCGATCGCGCGCACGTACCCACCGTGTCGGTCGACGAAGAACAGTCCGCGCGCGAGATGACCCGCTACCTCATCGGCCGCGGCTACCAGCGGATCGCCGTCATCACCGGCCCCGACGACACCCCGGGCGGACGGCACCGTCTCGTCGGCTTCCGTGAAGAGATGGGCGATCGGTTCGACCCGGACCTGGTCGAACAGGACGTGTACTCGAGCGAGGCGGGCGCCGCCGCGATGACGAGTCTCCTGGAGCGTGCCGATGACATCGACGCCGTCTTCGCGGCATCCGACGTCATGGCCGTCGGCGCGATCTCCGCGCTGCGCCGGGCCGGCAAGCGCGTGCCCGAAGACGTCGCCGTCGCCGGCTTCGACGATTCGGGGCTGGCCGAGACCACCGACCCGCCGCTGACGACCATGCGACAGCCGTGGAGCCAGATCAGCACGATGATGGTCGAGATGCTGCTCGACGTCATCAACGGCATCCCGCGCGAATCGGCCGTCCTGCCCACCACGCTCGTGGTGCGCGAGAGCGCCTGA
- the rsmI gene encoding 16S rRNA (cytidine(1402)-2'-O)-methyltransferase: MIILAATPIGNLGDASPRLVAALEAASVVAAEDTRTAQRLLRALDVQNRPRLLALHDHNEKQRAAELVAQAAETDLLVLSDAGMPTVSDPGYALVAEAVAQGVTVTAIPGPSAVVTALAVAGLPTDRFTFEGFLPRKAGERRTALTALASEPRTMVFFEGPSRLAETLRAMADAFGADRPAAVCRELTKLHEEVVRGPLAELAEWAADGARGEIVVVVGGAEPREVSEEDAVAQVQQLVAGGIRLKDAAGEVSKATGRSSRELYQAALAAKTVSP, from the coding sequence GTGATCATCCTCGCGGCGACCCCGATCGGCAACCTGGGCGACGCGTCGCCGCGACTGGTCGCGGCCCTCGAGGCGGCGTCGGTCGTCGCCGCCGAAGACACCCGCACCGCGCAGCGGCTGCTGCGGGCACTCGACGTGCAGAACCGTCCGCGGCTGCTCGCGCTGCACGACCACAACGAGAAGCAGCGGGCGGCGGAGCTCGTCGCGCAGGCCGCCGAGACCGACCTGCTGGTGCTCAGCGATGCCGGCATGCCGACCGTCAGCGACCCCGGTTACGCCCTGGTCGCCGAAGCCGTCGCGCAGGGGGTCACCGTCACCGCGATCCCCGGGCCGAGCGCCGTGGTGACGGCGCTCGCGGTAGCCGGGCTTCCCACCGACCGGTTCACGTTCGAGGGCTTTCTGCCGCGCAAGGCGGGAGAGCGGCGCACGGCGCTGACGGCCCTGGCATCCGAGCCGCGCACGATGGTCTTCTTCGAGGGGCCCTCGCGACTGGCCGAGACCCTGCGGGCGATGGCTGACGCGTTCGGCGCCGATCGTCCGGCGGCCGTGTGCCGCGAGCTGACGAAACTGCACGAGGAGGTCGTGCGCGGCCCGCTCGCCGAGCTCGCCGAATGGGCGGCCGACGGGGCGCGCGGGGAGATCGTCGTGGTCGTCGGCGGCGCCGAACCACGCGAGGTGTCGGAGGAGGATGCCGTGGCTCAGGTCCAGCAGCTGGTGGCCGGCGGCATCCGGTTGAAGGATGCCGCCGGTGAAGTGTCGAAGGCGACCGGCCGCTCGTCGCGTGAGCTGTATCAGGCGGCGCTGGCGGCCAAGACCGTCAGCCCTTGA
- the metG gene encoding methionine--tRNA ligase, whose amino-acid sequence MSTGSFYITTPIYYPSDVPHIGHGYTTVAVDALARWHRQAGEDTWMLTGTDEHGQKMLRAAAANGVTPQEWVDKLVTESWFPLLETLDVANDDFIRTTQERHEKSVQVFFQRLYDAGYIYAGEYEALYCVGCEEFKPDSEIVDGTGEFEGLKVCAIHSKPLELLQEKNYFFKLSEFGDRLLELYKTQPDFVRPASARNEVTSFVRSGLKDLSISRSTFDWGIPLPWDESHVIYVWVDALLNYATAIGYGRDEENFARRWPAYHVVGKDILRFHAVIWPAMLMAAGIEVPRGVFAHGWLLVGGEKMSKSKLTGIAPTEITDVFGSDAYRFYFLSAIAFGQDGSFSWEDLSARYQAELANGFGNLASRTTAMIDRYFSGLVPAPAEYTELDLKIQKTVADAAAAADRFMTDFRPDEAIDAIWTIVDALNGYITETEPWALAKVEAQRGRLGTVLYTAAEGLRALAVLLSPIMPDSTAKLWEALGQSGRLVDQPVREAGTWGQLAPGATVNALAPLFPRVEQD is encoded by the coding sequence GTGAGCACCGGCAGTTTCTACATCACGACCCCGATCTACTATCCGTCCGACGTCCCGCACATCGGCCACGGATACACGACCGTCGCGGTCGACGCCCTCGCGCGCTGGCACCGTCAGGCGGGGGAGGACACCTGGATGCTCACCGGCACCGACGAGCACGGCCAGAAGATGCTGCGGGCGGCGGCCGCCAACGGCGTCACCCCGCAGGAGTGGGTCGACAAGCTCGTCACCGAGTCGTGGTTCCCACTGCTGGAGACCCTCGACGTCGCCAACGACGACTTCATCCGCACGACGCAGGAGCGCCACGAGAAGAGCGTGCAGGTGTTCTTCCAGCGTCTCTACGACGCCGGCTACATCTACGCGGGCGAGTACGAGGCGCTGTACTGCGTGGGCTGTGAGGAGTTCAAGCCCGACTCCGAGATCGTCGACGGCACCGGCGAGTTCGAGGGCCTGAAGGTCTGTGCGATCCACTCCAAGCCGCTCGAGCTGCTGCAGGAGAAGAACTACTTCTTCAAGCTCAGCGAGTTCGGCGACCGGCTGCTCGAGCTCTACAAGACCCAGCCCGACTTCGTGCGGCCGGCCTCAGCACGCAATGAGGTCACCTCGTTCGTGCGCAGCGGACTGAAGGATCTGTCCATCTCGCGCTCCACGTTCGACTGGGGCATTCCGCTGCCATGGGACGAGTCGCACGTCATCTACGTGTGGGTCGACGCGCTGCTGAACTACGCCACCGCGATCGGATACGGCCGCGACGAGGAGAACTTCGCGCGCCGCTGGCCCGCCTACCACGTCGTCGGCAAGGACATCCTCCGCTTCCACGCCGTCATCTGGCCGGCCATGCTGATGGCCGCCGGCATCGAGGTGCCCCGCGGCGTGTTCGCGCACGGCTGGCTGCTGGTGGGTGGCGAGAAGATGTCGAAGTCGAAGCTCACCGGCATCGCGCCCACCGAGATCACCGACGTGTTCGGGTCGGACGCGTACCGCTTCTACTTCCTGTCGGCGATCGCGTTCGGTCAGGACGGCTCGTTCTCGTGGGAAGACCTCTCGGCCCGCTACCAGGCCGAGCTCGCCAACGGCTTCGGCAACCTGGCATCCCGCACCACGGCGATGATCGACCGCTACTTCTCCGGGCTCGTTCCCGCGCCGGCCGAGTACACCGAGCTGGATCTGAAGATCCAGAAGACGGTGGCGGATGCCGCGGCCGCGGCCGACCGGTTCATGACCGACTTCCGCCCCGACGAGGCCATCGACGCGATCTGGACGATCGTCGACGCGCTCAACGGCTACATCACCGAGACCGAGCCGTGGGCTCTGGCCAAGGTGGAGGCGCAGCGCGGGAGGCTGGGCACGGTGCTCTACACCGCCGCGGAGGGCCTGCGCGCGCTCGCGGTGCTGCTGTCGCCGATCATGCCGGACTCGACCGCGAAGCTGTGGGAGGCGCTGGGCCAGTCGGGCCGCCTCGTCGACCAGCCGGTCCGCGAGGCCGGCACGTGGGGGCAGCTCGCGCCCGGGGCGACTGTCAATGCCCTCGCGCCGCTGTTCCCGCGCGTCGAGCAGGACTGA
- a CDS encoding beta-galactosidase — protein MSSPRWPALEGIAYGGDYTPEQWPREVWHEDVALMREAGVNLVSIGIFAWGLLETREGEFDFGWLDEVIALLHENGIKVDLGTPTASPPAWFFANHPDARVITRDGVVMGFGARGMASHSAPAYRDAAVRIATQLAKRYGEHPAVVLWHVHNEYGVPVGEDYSPHAVREWRLWLQERYGSLDALNAAWGTAFWGQHYGDWEHVGAPAAAPSVVNPAQRLDFARFTDHQLRECFIAERDAIRAHSDRPITTNFMANQHGGCDLWAWAREVDVVSDDHYLWAADDEGEIGLAIAADLTRSVGGGNPWILMEHSTSAVNWQPRNVAKRPGEMARNSLSHLGRGADGILFFQWRAGRSGAEKFHSAMIPHAGTESRVFREVVDLGAKLSRLGEVRGSRVDADVAILWDFESFWAQDLEWRPSEDVGHAERIRAYYERLWRDGITVDFALPGHDLSGYKLVIAPAQYLLRSADADNLNRYVEAGGTLVVSFFSAVVDENDAVHAGGFAAPLTPALGIHVEEHLPLREGDTCAVAFDGQSLAADIWQEDLVLGDAEVRGRYLDGPAAGAAAITRNAYGAGHGWYVSTRPDAAGLAAIMTEVYADAGLRPADLPAGVEAVRRRGADADYLVAINHGTETVSLSVSGEDLLTQTSADGMLELAGGDVAVIRSPHTAGEGGPH, from the coding sequence ATGAGCTCCCCGCGCTGGCCCGCCCTGGAGGGCATCGCCTACGGTGGCGACTACACGCCCGAGCAGTGGCCCCGTGAGGTCTGGCACGAAGACGTCGCCCTGATGCGTGAAGCGGGGGTGAACCTCGTCAGCATCGGCATCTTCGCGTGGGGACTGCTCGAGACCCGCGAGGGCGAGTTCGACTTCGGCTGGCTCGACGAGGTCATCGCGCTGCTGCACGAGAACGGGATCAAGGTCGACCTCGGCACCCCGACCGCGTCTCCCCCGGCCTGGTTCTTCGCGAACCACCCCGATGCCCGGGTCATCACCCGCGACGGTGTCGTCATGGGCTTCGGCGCCCGCGGCATGGCATCCCACTCCGCCCCCGCCTATCGCGACGCCGCCGTGCGAATCGCCACCCAGCTCGCGAAGCGCTACGGCGAGCACCCGGCGGTCGTCCTCTGGCACGTGCACAACGAGTACGGCGTCCCCGTCGGCGAGGACTACTCCCCGCACGCCGTGCGCGAGTGGCGGCTCTGGCTGCAAGAGCGCTACGGCTCGCTCGACGCGCTCAACGCCGCGTGGGGCACCGCCTTCTGGGGCCAGCATTACGGCGACTGGGAGCATGTCGGCGCCCCGGCGGCAGCACCCAGCGTGGTCAACCCGGCGCAGCGACTCGACTTCGCCCGGTTCACGGACCACCAGCTGCGCGAGTGCTTCATCGCCGAGCGCGACGCGATCCGCGCGCACAGCGACCGGCCGATCACGACGAACTTCATGGCCAACCAGCATGGCGGCTGCGACCTGTGGGCGTGGGCCCGCGAGGTCGACGTCGTCTCGGACGACCACTACCTGTGGGCGGCGGACGACGAGGGCGAGATCGGCCTGGCCATCGCGGCGGACCTGACCCGCTCGGTCGGCGGCGGCAACCCGTGGATCCTCATGGAGCACTCCACCTCGGCGGTGAACTGGCAGCCCCGCAACGTGGCCAAGCGCCCCGGCGAGATGGCCCGCAACTCGCTGTCGCACCTGGGCCGCGGAGCCGACGGCATCCTGTTCTTCCAGTGGCGCGCCGGACGCTCGGGCGCCGAGAAATTCCACTCCGCGATGATCCCCCACGCCGGCACCGAATCGCGCGTGTTCCGCGAGGTGGTCGATCTCGGCGCGAAGCTGTCGCGGCTGGGCGAGGTCCGCGGCTCACGGGTGGATGCCGATGTCGCGATCCTGTGGGACTTCGAGTCGTTCTGGGCGCAGGACCTCGAATGGCGCCCGTCCGAGGACGTCGGCCACGCCGAGCGCATCCGCGCGTACTACGAGCGACTCTGGCGCGACGGCATCACCGTCGACTTCGCACTGCCGGGGCACGACCTCTCGGGCTACAAGCTCGTCATCGCCCCCGCGCAGTACCTGCTGCGCTCCGCCGACGCCGACAATCTCAACCGCTACGTGGAGGCGGGCGGCACCCTCGTCGTCTCGTTCTTCTCGGCCGTCGTCGACGAGAACGACGCCGTGCACGCGGGCGGTTTCGCCGCTCCGCTGACGCCGGCCCTCGGCATCCACGTCGAAGAGCACCTGCCGCTGCGCGAAGGTGACACCTGCGCCGTGGCGTTCGACGGGCAGTCGCTGGCCGCCGACATCTGGCAGGAAGACCTCGTGCTCGGCGACGCCGAGGTGCGCGGCCGCTACCTCGACGGCCCCGCCGCCGGTGCGGCGGCCATCACGCGGAACGCATACGGCGCAGGCCACGGCTGGTACGTCAGCACGCGGCCCGACGCCGCGGGCCTGGCGGCCATCATGACCGAGGTCTACGCCGACGCCGGGCTGCGCCCCGCAGATCTGCCCGCCGGCGTCGAGGCCGTGCGCCGCCGGGGCGCCGACGCCGACTATCTCGTGGCGATCAATCACGGGACCGAGACCGTTTCGTTGTCTGTTTCGGGTGAGGATCTGCTGACGCAGACCTCCGCCGACGGCATGCTGGAACTGGCGGGCGGCGACGTCGCCGTCATCCGCTCGCCGCACACAGCCGGAGAGGGAGGTCCGCACTGA
- a CDS encoding sugar ABC transporter substrate-binding protein translates to MRKMGIGIAALAASSLLLAGCAGGSTPAPEESEEPIDASGVTLTIWTDANREPAIEAAAATFEEETGATIELVQKNFEDIRNDFINQVPTGEGPDITVGAHDFLGSFVEAGVVSTVDLGDAADQLEQVAIDAFTYDGQLYGMPYALEAIALIQNTDLVGEDAPATWDDMIAAAEEAGAERPFVINTGGQTGDAYTMYGFQTSFGAPVFVQDDSGSYTSEVGMGGEAGEAFAAWLGAQGETGTGHISTTIDYDINNELFASGKAAYTIQGPWAIETLEAQGVNLKVNPIPAAGSETAAPFVGVQGFYVSSQSENSLIAQEFLTKYLATDEAQKALYEADPRLPAWKSLAEEVSSDPIVAGFLASAANGVPQPSIPEMGAVWDLWNAAQVQIIKGADPASTWNKMVADVEAAIG, encoded by the coding sequence ATGCGCAAGATGGGAATCGGCATCGCCGCCCTCGCGGCGTCCAGCCTTCTCCTCGCCGGCTGCGCCGGCGGCAGCACCCCGGCTCCGGAAGAGTCCGAAGAGCCGATCGACGCCAGCGGCGTGACGCTGACGATCTGGACCGACGCGAACCGCGAGCCCGCCATCGAGGCAGCCGCCGCCACCTTCGAGGAGGAGACCGGCGCGACGATCGAGCTCGTCCAGAAAAACTTCGAAGACATCCGGAACGACTTCATCAACCAGGTCCCGACCGGTGAGGGCCCCGACATCACCGTCGGCGCGCACGACTTCCTCGGCTCGTTCGTCGAGGCCGGCGTCGTGTCGACCGTCGACCTCGGCGACGCGGCCGACCAGCTGGAGCAGGTGGCGATCGACGCGTTCACCTACGACGGCCAGCTGTACGGCATGCCGTACGCGCTCGAGGCCATCGCCCTCATCCAGAACACCGACCTCGTCGGCGAAGACGCCCCCGCCACGTGGGACGACATGATCGCCGCAGCCGAAGAAGCCGGCGCCGAGCGTCCGTTCGTGATCAACACGGGCGGCCAGACCGGCGACGCGTACACGATGTACGGCTTCCAGACGTCGTTCGGCGCTCCGGTCTTCGTCCAGGACGACAGCGGCTCGTACACGAGCGAGGTCGGCATGGGCGGCGAAGCCGGCGAGGCGTTCGCGGCCTGGCTCGGCGCGCAGGGCGAGACGGGCACCGGCCACATCTCGACCACGATCGACTACGACATCAACAACGAGCTGTTCGCCTCCGGCAAGGCCGCCTACACGATCCAGGGACCGTGGGCGATCGAGACCCTCGAGGCCCAGGGCGTGAACCTCAAGGTCAACCCGATCCCGGCCGCGGGCAGCGAGACGGCAGCGCCGTTCGTCGGCGTGCAGGGCTTCTACGTGAGCTCGCAGAGCGAGAACTCGCTGATCGCGCAGGAGTTCCTCACGAAGTACCTCGCGACCGACGAGGCGCAGAAGGCGCTGTACGAGGCGGACCCGCGTCTGCCCGCGTGGAAGTCGCTCGCCGAAGAGGTCTCCTCCGACCCGATCGTCGCCGGTTTCCTGGCATCGGCCGCCAACGGCGTGCCGCAGCCGTCGATCCCCGAGATGGGTGCCGTCTGGGACCTGTGGAACGCCGCTCAGGTGCAGATCATCAAGGGCGCCGACCCCGCGTCGACGTGGAACAAGATGGTCGCTGACGTCGAGGCCGCAATCGGCTGA
- a CDS encoding phospholipid carrier-dependent glycosyltransferase — translation MTSAVPLLPAPGSFVDRWRERYAADPVLRRRYRWLVPTLITLLAAALRVWNLGHPHTLVFDETYYVKDAWSQWNLGFAAAWPEGANELFAAGDTDIFLTEPSFVVHPPLGKYLIGAGMAIFGADSSFGWRIAAALAGTACVLVLYVLAKALTNSVAFAGVAAFLLAIDGIGIVLSRVALLDIFLTFFVLLAVWFMVLDRRRHLDRLAARVVALDGEPPRWGPVLWNRPWVIAAGAAAGAATAVKWSGVWVIAAIGIYLAVTDALERRRLGITMWPMDAVRQGLASFVLLVPVAFVVYLASWTGWLVTDDGYGRHKTDNALTSLWEYHITIYNSMATMDTPHGYMSPAWAWPFLWRPTSMHAASTADGEAGCASASGCLDVIYSMPNPLLWYAGVAATIWLAYRFVVARDWRHAVVLTGIAATWLPWLIFPERTTFQFYTVVLMPFLLLALTFALREVSGARHAPPERRLTGQRVVGVFLVFAVLLSAFWYPLWSGMQVPYEFYRMHNWLTGWV, via the coding sequence GTGACGTCCGCCGTGCCGCTCCTGCCCGCCCCGGGTTCGTTCGTCGACCGCTGGCGCGAGCGGTATGCGGCGGACCCCGTGCTGCGTCGCCGGTACCGCTGGCTCGTCCCCACCCTGATCACGCTGCTGGCCGCCGCCCTGCGCGTGTGGAACCTCGGTCACCCGCACACGCTCGTCTTCGACGAGACCTACTACGTCAAGGACGCCTGGTCGCAGTGGAACCTCGGCTTCGCGGCCGCCTGGCCGGAAGGGGCGAACGAGCTGTTCGCCGCCGGCGACACCGACATCTTCCTGACCGAGCCGAGCTTCGTCGTCCATCCCCCGCTGGGCAAGTACCTCATCGGCGCCGGCATGGCGATCTTCGGCGCCGATTCGTCGTTCGGCTGGCGGATCGCGGCCGCCCTGGCCGGCACCGCCTGCGTGCTGGTGCTCTACGTCCTCGCGAAGGCCCTCACGAACTCGGTGGCATTCGCCGGGGTGGCGGCGTTCCTCCTCGCGATCGACGGCATCGGCATCGTCCTCAGCCGCGTCGCGCTGCTGGACATCTTCCTGACCTTCTTCGTGCTGCTGGCCGTCTGGTTCATGGTGCTCGACCGCCGGCGACATCTCGATCGCCTGGCTGCGCGGGTGGTCGCCCTCGACGGCGAGCCACCGCGATGGGGGCCGGTGCTGTGGAACCGTCCCTGGGTCATCGCGGCCGGTGCCGCGGCGGGAGCTGCCACCGCCGTGAAGTGGTCGGGGGTGTGGGTCATCGCCGCGATCGGCATCTATCTCGCGGTCACCGACGCGCTCGAGCGGCGCCGTCTCGGAATCACGATGTGGCCGATGGATGCCGTGCGGCAGGGCCTGGCATCGTTCGTCCTGCTGGTGCCCGTCGCCTTCGTCGTCTACCTGGCCTCCTGGACCGGATGGCTCGTCACCGACGACGGGTACGGCCGGCACAAGACCGACAACGCGCTGACGAGCCTGTGGGAGTACCACATCACCATCTACAACTCGATGGCGACCATGGACACCCCGCACGGCTACATGTCCCCCGCGTGGGCGTGGCCCTTCCTGTGGCGCCCGACGTCGATGCACGCGGCTAGCACGGCCGACGGCGAGGCCGGATGCGCAAGCGCATCCGGCTGCCTGGACGTGATCTACAGCATGCCGAACCCGCTGCTCTGGTACGCCGGCGTCGCGGCCACGATCTGGCTGGCCTACCGGTTCGTCGTGGCGCGCGACTGGCGTCACGCGGTGGTGCTGACGGGCATCGCTGCGACGTGGCTGCCGTGGCTGATCTTCCCCGAGCGCACGACATTCCAGTTCTACACCGTCGTGCTCATGCCGTTCCTGCTGCTCGCGCTGACCTTCGCGCTGCGGGAGGTCTCGGGTGCCCGTCACGCCCCACCGGAGCGGCGCCTGACCGGCCAGCGCGTCGTGGGCGTGTTCCTGGTGTTCGCCGTACTGCTGTCAGCGTTCTGGTACCCGCTGTGGTCGGGCATGCAGGTGCCGTACGAGTTCTACCGCATGCACAACTGGCTGACCGGCTGGGTCTAG
- a CDS encoding sugar ABC transporter permease, producing the protein MDPGRRGAARRRWALEVGWKYLLALVILFYAMFPLVYVLSASLNPGGSLAASNSLFRVLDIANYADLAGTSYWTWYGNTLLVGGASAIGAVIMGAAAAYAFSRFRFTGRRPGLTALLIIQMFPQALAFVAIFLMLLALGEVFPALGLNSKIALICVYLGGALGVNTFLMYGFFNTIPVELDESAKIDGATHAQIFWRIIMPLVTPILAVVALLAFIAAFGDYIISKIVLVSEDNWTLAVGMFQWVSNQLASNWGLFAAGALLASIPVLVLFLSLQRYIIGGLTAGSVKG; encoded by the coding sequence ATGGATCCCGGCCGACGCGGGGCCGCGCGGCGACGCTGGGCGCTCGAGGTCGGGTGGAAGTACCTCCTCGCGCTCGTCATCCTCTTCTACGCCATGTTCCCGCTCGTCTACGTGCTGTCGGCCTCGCTCAACCCGGGCGGATCGCTCGCGGCCAGCAACAGCCTGTTCCGCGTGCTGGACATCGCCAACTACGCGGACCTCGCCGGCACGTCGTACTGGACCTGGTACGGCAACACGCTCCTCGTCGGCGGAGCATCGGCGATCGGCGCCGTGATCATGGGCGCCGCGGCCGCCTACGCGTTCTCGCGGTTCCGCTTCACAGGACGCCGCCCGGGGCTGACCGCACTGCTGATCATCCAGATGTTCCCGCAGGCACTCGCATTCGTGGCGATCTTCCTCATGCTGCTGGCGCTGGGCGAGGTGTTCCCCGCCCTCGGCCTGAACTCCAAGATCGCGCTCATCTGCGTCTACCTGGGCGGGGCGCTCGGCGTCAACACGTTCCTCATGTACGGGTTCTTCAACACGATCCCGGTCGAGCTCGACGAATCCGCGAAGATCGACGGTGCCACGCACGCGCAGATCTTCTGGCGGATCATCATGCCGCTGGTCACCCCCATCCTCGCGGTGGTCGCGCTGCTCGCCTTCATCGCGGCGTTCGGCGACTACATCATCTCGAAGATCGTCCTCGTGTCCGAAGACAACTGGACACTCGCGGTGGGCATGTTCCAATGGGTGTCGAACCAGCTCGCCAGCAACTGGGGACTGTTCGCCGCCGGCGCGCTGCTGGCCTCGATCCCGGTCCTCGTGCTGTTCCTGTCGCTGCAGCGCTACATCATCGGGGGCCTGACCGCCGGCTCCGTCAAGGGCTGA
- a CDS encoding TatD family hydrolase: MSGYIRERYNDGSRDVRWPAPPEPLAVPVYDNHAHLEISDGDEPRSLDDQLERAAAVGILGVVQAGGDVDSSRWSAQAAASHPRVLAAVAIHPNEAPAYAAEGRLDEAIAVIDELAAQPRVRAIGETGLDFFRTDEAGRPAQFESFEAHIALARKHAIAMQIHDRDAHAAVLETLERVGAPDRTVFHCFSGDADMARYSADRGYWLSFAGNITFKNAQNLRDALAVTPPERILVETDAPFLTPAPHRGRPNAPYLIPVTVRFMAAELGIEVDELCAQLAANTLEVYGSFV, encoded by the coding sequence ATGAGCGGCTACATCCGCGAGCGGTACAACGACGGCAGCCGCGATGTGCGCTGGCCGGCGCCACCCGAGCCGCTCGCCGTGCCCGTCTACGACAATCACGCACACCTCGAGATCTCCGACGGCGATGAGCCGCGCAGCCTCGACGACCAGCTCGAGCGTGCCGCGGCCGTCGGGATCCTCGGTGTCGTGCAGGCCGGCGGCGACGTCGATTCCAGCCGCTGGTCGGCCCAGGCAGCGGCATCCCACCCCCGGGTGCTCGCGGCCGTCGCGATCCACCCGAACGAGGCGCCCGCCTATGCGGCCGAGGGGAGGCTCGACGAGGCGATCGCGGTCATCGATGAGCTGGCCGCGCAGCCGCGCGTGCGCGCGATCGGCGAGACAGGACTCGACTTCTTCCGCACCGACGAGGCCGGCCGGCCCGCGCAGTTCGAGAGCTTCGAAGCGCACATCGCGCTGGCGCGCAAGCACGCGATCGCGATGCAGATCCACGACCGCGACGCGCACGCCGCCGTCCTCGAGACGCTCGAGCGGGTCGGGGCGCCCGACCGCACGGTGTTCCACTGTTTCTCGGGCGACGCGGACATGGCCCGCTACAGCGCGGACCGCGGCTACTGGCTGAGCTTCGCCGGCAACATCACGTTCAAGAACGCGCAGAACCTGCGCGACGCCCTCGCCGTCACACCGCCCGAGCGGATCCTCGTCGAGACCGACGCGCCGTTCCTGACCCCGGCGCCGCACCGCGGACGGCCGAACGCCCCGTATCTGATCCCCGTGACGGTGCGATTCATGGCCGCCGAGCTGGGCATCGAGGTCGACGAGCTGTGCGCACAGCTGGCCGCCAACACGCTCGAGGTCTACGGCTCGTTCGTCTGA